A DNA window from Siniperca chuatsi isolate FFG_IHB_CAS linkage group LG6, ASM2008510v1, whole genome shotgun sequence contains the following coding sequences:
- the jade3 gene encoding protein Jade-3 isoform X1 — protein MLEVLSGLIRGWNKADNRAGTEGCYRMKRLRSSSSSSSDSSDNESPSTSFCSSSKYGSKPGTSTSNPKKPAEVFRKDLISAMKLPDSHHVSPEDYYLLADTWKQEWEKGVQVLASPDTIPEPSVRIIAEKPKEVLYTHHRKSIQCSSQESTEPGYVNIKELAEDMCRYDLDDVDLYWLRALNRELDRMGVEPIDELTMERTMEALERQCHDNMNHAIETVEGLGIEYDEDVICDVCRSPDSEEGNDMVFCDKCNICVHQACYGIVKVPVGNWLCRTCVLGIDPQCLLCPNKGGAMKATRAGTKWAHVSCALWIPEVSIACPERMEPITKVSHIPPSRWSLICSLCKLKTGACIQCSVKNCTTPFHVTCAFEHSLEMKTILDEGDEVKFKSYCLKHSKSKTGEAGLSPARSKPPAEAEKVGQRAQRLQELEEEFYTLIQLEELAQALGLSERLADFIYQYWKLKRKANFNKALLPPKEEENLVLQPQEDSIHTRMRMFMHLRQDLERVRNLCYMVSRREKLKLLQSKAQEQMFNLHVKLLNQELSAGPPSSFPVESMLFRPPPRITLKLKMPKSSSLGNGNPSSKSGNGPLCPDNSGNVTEHAGEGLGQGKPQLHGHSRREERSNGQLSSSSHSTSPALPGKPTGKPLALHAALHGHSSNSNGKLDQDRACVAKSNGLFVAQKDSSCQTPSNKDTSNQASDKSSFRKSAMEHFGRSFKEATINLVRTTEDLWASDKLSRKGSAKERLWAKPGSEHKVKSTRSYQDSDGYCPDLELSDSEPEAKGRHRRQVGLPQPDAPRKGVSRGKQSLGSRHPMQR, from the exons ATGTTGGAAGTTTTGTCTGGACTGATACGTGGTTGGAATAAAGCGGACAACAGAGCGGGGACTGAAG GATGTTACAGGATGAAACGTCTCAGGTcctcaagcagcagcagcagcgacaGTTCTGACAATGAGA GCCCCTCTacctccttctgctcctccagCAAGTATGGCAGTAAACCTGGAACCTCCACCTCCAACCCGAAGAAACCAGCTGAA GTGTTCAGAAAAGACCTGATCAGTGCCATGAAGCTACCTGACTCCCACCATGTGTCTCCAGAGGACTACTACCTGCTGGCAGACACCTGGAAGCAGGAGTGGGAGAagggagtccaggtgctggcaAGTCCAGACACCATCCCAGAGCCGTCAGTCAG AATTATTGCAGAGAAGCCCAAGGAGGTGCTTTACACCCACCACAGGAAGTCCATCCAGTGCTCGAGCCAGGAGTCAACAGAACCAGGTTATGTCAACATCAAAGAGCTGGCAGAGGACATGTGTCGCTACGATCTGGACGACGTGGACCTTTACTGGCTGCGCGCGCTCAACAGAGAACTCGACCGCATGG GGGTGGAGCCCATAGACGAGCTGACAATGGAGCGCACCATGGAGGCCCTGGAGAGGCAGTGCCATGACAACATGAACCACGCCATTGAGACGGTGGAAGGCCTGGGGATTGAATACGACGAGGACGTTATCTGCGACGTGTGCCGCTCCCCCGACAGTGAAGAAGGGAATGACATGGTGTTCTGTGACAAGTGCAACATCTGCGTGCACCAG GCCTGTTATGGAATAGTCAAAGTGCCTGTTGGAAACTGGCTGTGTAGGACGTGTGTCCTCGGCATCGACCCGCAGTGCCTTCTGTGTCCTAATAAGGGCGGTGCCATGAAGGCTACACGTGCAGGAACCAAGTGGGCACATGTAAGCTGTGCCCTGTGGATACCAGAG GTTAGCATTGCCTGTCCCGAGAGGATGGAGCCCATCACCAAAGTCTCCCACATCCCACCCAGCCGCTGGTCTCTCATCTGCAGTCTGTGTAAATTGAAGACAGGCGCATGTATCCAG TGCTCGGTAAAGAACTGCACCACTCCTTTCCATGTAACATGTGCCTTTGAGCACAGCCTAGAGATGAAGACCATCCTGGATGAAGGAGATGAAGTCAAGTTTAAGTCTTACTGCCTCAAACACAGCAAGTCTAAAACTGGGGAGGCTGGCCTGAGCCCAGCTCGCTCTAAACCCCCCGCCGAGGCTGAGAAGGTGGGCCAGCGGGCACAGAGActgcaggagctggaggaggagttCTACACTCTTATCCAGCTGGAGGAGCTGGCCCAGGCCCTCGGGCTCTCCGAGCGCCTGGCGGACTTCATCTATCAGTACTGGAAGCTGAAAAGGAAAGCTAACTTTAACAAAGCTCTGCTGCCCCCTAAAGAGGAGGAGAACCTGGTGCTGCAGCCTCAGGAGGACAGCATCCACACACGCATGCGGATGTTCATGCACCTGCGACAGGATTTGGAGAGG GTGAGGAATTTGTGTTACATGGTGAGTCGGCGGGAGAAGCTGAAGCTGTTGCAGAGTAAAGCCCAGGAGCAGATGTTCAACTTGCATGTGAAGCTTTTGAACCAGGAGCTTTCTGCTG GTCCTCCGTCTTCATTTCCGGTGGAGAGTATGCTGTTTCGTCCTCCTCCGAGGATAACTCTGAAGCTGAAAATGCCCAAATCCTCAAGTCTTGGAAACGGAAATCCCAGTTCCAAATCTGGTAATGGGCCACTCTGCCCGGACAATAGTGGCAATGTTACTGAACATGCAGGTGAAGGGCTGGGTCAGGGGAAGCCTCAGCTACATGGACACAGTCGGAGGGAGGAGCGCTCCAACGGGCAGCTGTCTTCCTCGAGCCACTCGACCAGCCCAGCGCTGCCTGGCAAACCCACTGGCAAACCTTTAGCCCTGCATGCTGCGCTCCACGGCCACTCATCCAACAGTAACGGCAAACTGGACCAAGACCGAGCGTGCGTGGCTAAATCTAACGGTCTCTTTGTGGCTCAGAAGGACAGTTCTTGCCAGACACCCAGTAACAAAGACACTTCAAATCAGGCTTCGGACAAGAGCAGCTTTCGCAAGTCTGCCATGGAGCACTTTGGCAGGTCCTTCAAAGAGGCGACTATTAACTTGGTGCGGACCACAGAGGACCTGTGGGCCTCTGACAAACTGTCCCGAAAGGGCTCAGCCAAGGAGAGACTATGGGCTAAACCCGGATCTGAACACAAAGTGAAAAGCACGAGATCGTACCAGGACAGTGACGGATACTGTCCTGACCTGGAGCTCAGTGACTCAGAGCCAGAAGCCAAAGGGAGGCACAGGAGGCAGGTCGGGCTGCCTCAGCCAGACGCTCCAAGGAAGGGGGTCAGTCGTGGGAAACAGTCGCTGGGCTCCAGACACCCCATGCAAAGGtga
- the jade3 gene encoding protein Jade-3 isoform X2 has translation MKRLRSSSSSSSDSSDNESPSTSFCSSSKYGSKPGTSTSNPKKPAEVFRKDLISAMKLPDSHHVSPEDYYLLADTWKQEWEKGVQVLASPDTIPEPSVRIIAEKPKEVLYTHHRKSIQCSSQESTEPGYVNIKELAEDMCRYDLDDVDLYWLRALNRELDRMGVEPIDELTMERTMEALERQCHDNMNHAIETVEGLGIEYDEDVICDVCRSPDSEEGNDMVFCDKCNICVHQACYGIVKVPVGNWLCRTCVLGIDPQCLLCPNKGGAMKATRAGTKWAHVSCALWIPEVSIACPERMEPITKVSHIPPSRWSLICSLCKLKTGACIQCSVKNCTTPFHVTCAFEHSLEMKTILDEGDEVKFKSYCLKHSKSKTGEAGLSPARSKPPAEAEKVGQRAQRLQELEEEFYTLIQLEELAQALGLSERLADFIYQYWKLKRKANFNKALLPPKEEENLVLQPQEDSIHTRMRMFMHLRQDLERVRNLCYMVSRREKLKLLQSKAQEQMFNLHVKLLNQELSAGPPSSFPVESMLFRPPPRITLKLKMPKSSSLGNGNPSSKSGNGPLCPDNSGNVTEHAGEGLGQGKPQLHGHSRREERSNGQLSSSSHSTSPALPGKPTGKPLALHAALHGHSSNSNGKLDQDRACVAKSNGLFVAQKDSSCQTPSNKDTSNQASDKSSFRKSAMEHFGRSFKEATINLVRTTEDLWASDKLSRKGSAKERLWAKPGSEHKVKSTRSYQDSDGYCPDLELSDSEPEAKGRHRRQVGLPQPDAPRKGVSRGKQSLGSRHPMQR, from the exons ATGAAACGTCTCAGGTcctcaagcagcagcagcagcgacaGTTCTGACAATGAGA GCCCCTCTacctccttctgctcctccagCAAGTATGGCAGTAAACCTGGAACCTCCACCTCCAACCCGAAGAAACCAGCTGAA GTGTTCAGAAAAGACCTGATCAGTGCCATGAAGCTACCTGACTCCCACCATGTGTCTCCAGAGGACTACTACCTGCTGGCAGACACCTGGAAGCAGGAGTGGGAGAagggagtccaggtgctggcaAGTCCAGACACCATCCCAGAGCCGTCAGTCAG AATTATTGCAGAGAAGCCCAAGGAGGTGCTTTACACCCACCACAGGAAGTCCATCCAGTGCTCGAGCCAGGAGTCAACAGAACCAGGTTATGTCAACATCAAAGAGCTGGCAGAGGACATGTGTCGCTACGATCTGGACGACGTGGACCTTTACTGGCTGCGCGCGCTCAACAGAGAACTCGACCGCATGG GGGTGGAGCCCATAGACGAGCTGACAATGGAGCGCACCATGGAGGCCCTGGAGAGGCAGTGCCATGACAACATGAACCACGCCATTGAGACGGTGGAAGGCCTGGGGATTGAATACGACGAGGACGTTATCTGCGACGTGTGCCGCTCCCCCGACAGTGAAGAAGGGAATGACATGGTGTTCTGTGACAAGTGCAACATCTGCGTGCACCAG GCCTGTTATGGAATAGTCAAAGTGCCTGTTGGAAACTGGCTGTGTAGGACGTGTGTCCTCGGCATCGACCCGCAGTGCCTTCTGTGTCCTAATAAGGGCGGTGCCATGAAGGCTACACGTGCAGGAACCAAGTGGGCACATGTAAGCTGTGCCCTGTGGATACCAGAG GTTAGCATTGCCTGTCCCGAGAGGATGGAGCCCATCACCAAAGTCTCCCACATCCCACCCAGCCGCTGGTCTCTCATCTGCAGTCTGTGTAAATTGAAGACAGGCGCATGTATCCAG TGCTCGGTAAAGAACTGCACCACTCCTTTCCATGTAACATGTGCCTTTGAGCACAGCCTAGAGATGAAGACCATCCTGGATGAAGGAGATGAAGTCAAGTTTAAGTCTTACTGCCTCAAACACAGCAAGTCTAAAACTGGGGAGGCTGGCCTGAGCCCAGCTCGCTCTAAACCCCCCGCCGAGGCTGAGAAGGTGGGCCAGCGGGCACAGAGActgcaggagctggaggaggagttCTACACTCTTATCCAGCTGGAGGAGCTGGCCCAGGCCCTCGGGCTCTCCGAGCGCCTGGCGGACTTCATCTATCAGTACTGGAAGCTGAAAAGGAAAGCTAACTTTAACAAAGCTCTGCTGCCCCCTAAAGAGGAGGAGAACCTGGTGCTGCAGCCTCAGGAGGACAGCATCCACACACGCATGCGGATGTTCATGCACCTGCGACAGGATTTGGAGAGG GTGAGGAATTTGTGTTACATGGTGAGTCGGCGGGAGAAGCTGAAGCTGTTGCAGAGTAAAGCCCAGGAGCAGATGTTCAACTTGCATGTGAAGCTTTTGAACCAGGAGCTTTCTGCTG GTCCTCCGTCTTCATTTCCGGTGGAGAGTATGCTGTTTCGTCCTCCTCCGAGGATAACTCTGAAGCTGAAAATGCCCAAATCCTCAAGTCTTGGAAACGGAAATCCCAGTTCCAAATCTGGTAATGGGCCACTCTGCCCGGACAATAGTGGCAATGTTACTGAACATGCAGGTGAAGGGCTGGGTCAGGGGAAGCCTCAGCTACATGGACACAGTCGGAGGGAGGAGCGCTCCAACGGGCAGCTGTCTTCCTCGAGCCACTCGACCAGCCCAGCGCTGCCTGGCAAACCCACTGGCAAACCTTTAGCCCTGCATGCTGCGCTCCACGGCCACTCATCCAACAGTAACGGCAAACTGGACCAAGACCGAGCGTGCGTGGCTAAATCTAACGGTCTCTTTGTGGCTCAGAAGGACAGTTCTTGCCAGACACCCAGTAACAAAGACACTTCAAATCAGGCTTCGGACAAGAGCAGCTTTCGCAAGTCTGCCATGGAGCACTTTGGCAGGTCCTTCAAAGAGGCGACTATTAACTTGGTGCGGACCACAGAGGACCTGTGGGCCTCTGACAAACTGTCCCGAAAGGGCTCAGCCAAGGAGAGACTATGGGCTAAACCCGGATCTGAACACAAAGTGAAAAGCACGAGATCGTACCAGGACAGTGACGGATACTGTCCTGACCTGGAGCTCAGTGACTCAGAGCCAGAAGCCAAAGGGAGGCACAGGAGGCAGGTCGGGCTGCCTCAGCCAGACGCTCCAAGGAAGGGGGTCAGTCGTGGGAAACAGTCGCTGGGCTCCAGACACCCCATGCAAAGGtga
- the rp2 gene encoding protein XRP2 yields the protein MGCFFSKKSKRKSSEKEDLTPTTTAEATTTSNAVPLGNNTDEAPKQYSWDKREKVDPKDYMLTGLKDVTVGRLPGKLNGQQFVIQECENCNIYVFDYSATITIDDCVNCRIVLGPVKGSVFFRDCKDIKCVVACQQFRTRDCKKMDVFLCCATQPIIESSTGMKFGCFQYFYPELAFHFKDAGLSIFNNNWSNIHDFTPVSGENNWSLLPEASAVLDFIPSPDPESEFKSVRISTEPTRSIVPLTKGGRRKDSEESCLFVFFAGEYTTANARKLIDEATAKGFVLIQTKEVSMRPEDVKRVFQNSAEDVVEWITKGPVIALELNGDGVVEACKNLANEVFSGTKVFVSDNKNTSSRDVDSFFNFADMQMGL from the exons ATGGGGTGCTTCTTTTCGAAAAAATCCAAAAGAAAGTCCTCTGAAAAAGAGGATCTTACGCCAACAACGACTGCCGAAGCTACGACGACAAGCAACGCGGTTCCCCTTGGCAACAACACCGACGAGGCACCGAAGCAATACAGCTGGGATAAGAGAGAAAAG GTTGATCCCAAAGACTACATGCTGACAGGGCTCAAAGATGTCACAGTGGGCCGTCTGCCTGGCAAACTGAACGGGCAACAGTTTGTCATCCAAGAGTGTGAGAACTGCAACATCTACGTGTTCGACTATTCGGCGACTATCACCATCGATGACTGTGTCAATTGCCGCATTGTTCTAGGACCTGTCAAGGGCAGTGTGTTTTTCAGAGACTGTAAAGACATCAAGTGCGTGGTGGCCTGTCAGCAGTTTCGCACACGGGACTGTAAAAAGATGGATGTGTTCTTGTGCTGCGCCACCCAGCCCATCATTGAGTCATCTACGGGTATGAAGTTCGGCTGCTTTCAGTACTTCTACCCCGAGCTGGCCTTCCACTTCAAGGACGCCGGGCTCAGCATATTCAACAACAACTGGAGCAACATCCACGACTTCACGCCGGTGTCTGGAGAGAACAACTGGAGCTTGCTGCCAGAGGCTTCAGCGGTTCTGGATTTTATACCGTCCCCGGACCCCGAGTCTGAATTCAAGTCTGTTCGAATCTCCACTGAACCCACACGCAGCATTGTGCCTTTGACAAAGGGAGGGAGGCGTAAGGACAGTGAAGAGTCCtgcctctttgttttcttcGCTGGAGAGTACACCACTGCAAACGCCCGCAAACTGATTGATGAG GCAACTGCTAAAGGTTTTGTGCTGATCCAGACGAAGGAAGTCTCAATGCGACCTGAAGATGTGAAGAGAGTGTTTCAGAACAGTGCAGAGGATGTCGTGGAGTGGATCACCAAAG GTCCTGTTATTGCCCTCGAGCTGAACGGAGACGGAGTTGTGGAAGCCTGCAAGAACCTCGCTAATGAAGTGTTCAGTGGGACCAAG gtTTTCGTCTCTGATAACAAAAATACGTCCTCTCGAGACGTGGACAGCTTCTTCAACTTCGCTGACATGCAGATGGGCTTGTGA